A portion of the Polaribacter cellanae genome contains these proteins:
- a CDS encoding glutamine synthetase beta-grasp domain-containing protein, with protein sequence MAKIKLEYIWLDGHFPTQNMRSKTKVEEHENFKGTIEELGNWSFDGSSTEQASGGASDCILKPVAIYKDPARRNGFLVMSEVLSADGTPHPTNHRAKIDDDDGDFWFGFEQEYFLMDAKTDLPLGFPRGGFPGPQGQYYCSVGGRYTWGRDFVEEHADLCIDAGLNFEGINQEVAPGQWEFQLFAQGAKKAGDEIWVARYLLDRLTEKYGYYIEYHPKPVKGDWNGSGMHANFSNTTLRTCGSEETYNKICEAFRPVTDEHMDVYGEFNDERLTGLHETAHVSDFSYGVSDRGASIRIPIITVEKGWKGWLEDRRPASNGDPYKIAGRIIKTVKSANIS encoded by the coding sequence ATGGCAAAAATTAAATTAGAATACATTTGGCTCGATGGTCATTTCCCAACTCAAAACATGAGAAGTAAAACCAAAGTCGAAGAACATGAAAACTTTAAAGGAACAATTGAAGAATTAGGTAATTGGTCGTTTGACGGTAGTTCTACAGAACAAGCTTCTGGTGGCGCTTCTGATTGTATATTAAAACCAGTTGCAATTTATAAAGATCCTGCAAGAAGAAATGGTTTTTTAGTGATGTCTGAAGTTTTAAGTGCAGATGGCACACCTCACCCAACAAATCATAGAGCAAAAATAGATGATGATGATGGAGATTTCTGGTTTGGTTTCGAACAAGAGTATTTTTTAATGGATGCAAAAACAGATTTACCATTAGGTTTCCCTCGTGGTGGATTTCCTGGCCCACAAGGACAATATTACTGTTCTGTAGGAGGAAGATATACTTGGGGTAGAGATTTTGTTGAAGAACATGCAGATTTATGTATAGATGCTGGTTTAAACTTCGAAGGAATTAACCAAGAAGTTGCTCCAGGACAATGGGAGTTTCAATTATTTGCTCAAGGTGCTAAAAAAGCAGGTGATGAAATTTGGGTAGCACGTTATTTACTAGATCGTTTAACTGAAAAATACGGTTACTATATTGAGTATCACCCAAAACCTGTAAAAGGAGACTGGAATGGTTCTGGAATGCATGCTAATTTCTCTAACACTACTTTAAGAACTTGTGGTTCTGAAGAAACTTATAACAAAATATGTGAAGCATTTAGACCAGTTACTGATGAACACATGGATGTTTATGGAGAGTTTAACGACGAACGCTTAACAGGCTTACACGAAACAGCTCATGTTTCTGATTTTTCTTATGGTGTTTCAGATAGAGGAGCTTCTATTAGAATTCCTATTATTACAGTAGAAAAAGGTTGGAAAGGCTGGCTAGAAGACAGAAGACCTGCTTCTAATGGAGATCCATATAAAATTGCTGGTAGAATTATTAAGACTGTAAAGTCTGCTAATATTAGCTAG
- a CDS encoding calcium/sodium antiporter, producing the protein MSIFYVVIGLVLLVLGGEFLVRSSIGLSFKLNISKMVIGMTVVSFATSAPELLVSLQAALDGSPAISINNVIGSNIANIGLVLGITAIIGPIIVSKDFYKLNWPAMMLFSLILYYFLYNDNVLTFIEGLILLASLCVFLIILIRKARKEEVSLDEVDDALAEIGYGKIFIWLIIGGVALYFGSDLLVAGAKDIAQNMGVSEGVISITMIAIGTSVPELAASIIAAIKGEKAISLGNLIGSNIFNIASVLGFTALIKEIPITEPQILSRDIFWMLGFAVVLLPLVFMPKKFVLSRFKGVFLFLGYGLFIYLVFKTTI; encoded by the coding sequence GTTTTTGGTAAGATCTTCAATAGGTTTGTCATTCAAATTAAACATCTCTAAAATGGTTATTGGTATGACAGTCGTTTCTTTTGCGACTTCTGCACCAGAACTTTTGGTAAGCTTACAAGCTGCTTTAGATGGTTCTCCAGCCATATCTATAAATAATGTAATTGGTTCTAATATTGCAAATATTGGTTTGGTGTTAGGAATTACTGCGATTATTGGTCCCATTATAGTTAGTAAAGATTTTTACAAGCTAAATTGGCCAGCAATGATGTTATTTTCTTTAATTCTCTATTACTTTTTATATAATGATAATGTTTTAACGTTTATAGAGGGTTTAATTCTTTTAGCAAGTTTATGTGTTTTCTTAATAATTTTAATACGTAAAGCAAGAAAAGAAGAGGTTTCTTTGGATGAAGTAGATGATGCTTTGGCAGAAATAGGCTATGGAAAAATATTTATTTGGTTAATTATTGGAGGTGTTGCCTTGTATTTTGGTTCGGATTTATTAGTTGCTGGCGCTAAAGATATTGCACAAAATATGGGGGTAAGTGAAGGAGTAATATCTATTACGATGATTGCTATTGGAACCAGTGTGCCAGAATTAGCAGCATCTATAATTGCAGCGATAAAAGGAGAAAAAGCAATTTCTTTAGGGAATTTAATTGGCTCTAATATCTTTAATATTGCATCTGTTTTAGGATTTACTGCTCTTATAAAAGAAATACCAATTACAGAACCTCAAATATTATCGAGAGATATTTTTTGGATGTTAGGCTTTGCAGTGGTTTTACTTCCTTTGGTTTTTATGCCAAAGAAATTTGTTTTAAGTAGGTTTAAAGGCGTCTTTCTATTTTTAGGATATGGACTTTTTATTTATTTAGTTTTTAAAACAACAATTTAA